One window from the genome of Amphiprion ocellaris isolate individual 3 ecotype Okinawa chromosome 23, ASM2253959v1, whole genome shotgun sequence encodes:
- the mad2l1 gene encoding mitotic spindle assembly checkpoint protein MAD2A: MTSTLKGITLKGSAELVAEFFSFGINSILYQRGIYPPETFSRVTHYDMSLQLTTDAKLKTYLTKVVSQLKEWLFECTVQKLVLVITCLETNEVLERWQFDIECDKSAKESSAPREKSIKTIQDEIRSVIRQITATVTFLPLLETPCAFDLLVYTDKDLEIPDKWEESGPQIIDQSEEVRLRSFTTSIHKVNSMVAYKRTDSV; this comes from the exons atgacCAGCACGTTGAAAGGAATCACTCTGAAGGGAAGCGCAGAGCTTGTGGCCGAGTTTTTCT CGTTTGGCATCAACAGCATCCTGTACCAGCGGGGCATCTATCCTCCAGAAACCTTCAGCAGAGTCACCCACTATGACATGAGCCTCCAACTCACCACCGATGCCAAGCTGAAGACCTACCTGACCAAAGTGGTGTCTCAACTCAAAG AGTGGCTGTTTGAGTGCACGGTGCAGAAGCTGGTGTTGGTGATCACATGTCTGGAGACCAACGAGGTGCTGGAGAGATGGCAGTTTGACATCGAGTGTGACAAGTCGGCCAAGGAGAGCAG CGCTCCCAGAGAGAAATCCATTAAGACCATCCAGGACGAGATCCGCTCCGTCATCAGACAGATCACAGCCACGGTGACCTTCCTGCCGCTGCTGGAGACACCAT GTGCCTTTGACCTCCTCGTCTACACGGACAAAGACCTGGAGATTCCAGACAAGTGGGAGGAGTCTGGGCCGCAGATCATCGACCAATCGGAGGAGGTGCGTCTGCGCTCCTTCACCACCTCCATCCACAAGGTGAACAGCATGGTGGCGTACAAGAGGACCGACTCGGTTTAA